The proteins below come from a single Miscanthus floridulus cultivar M001 chromosome 1, ASM1932011v1, whole genome shotgun sequence genomic window:
- the LOC136550832 gene encoding putative polyol transporter 1 yields the protein MSTSGTDAVAVAVAPAKRPPINKYACACALLASMNSVLLGYDISVMSGAQLFMKEDLKITDTQIEILAGVINIYSLFGSLAAGLTSDWLGRRYTMVLAAAIFFTGALLMGLAPDYGLLMVGRFVAGIGVGFALMIAPVYTAEVAPTSARGFLTSFPEVFNNFGILLGYVSNFAFARLPVHLSWRAMFLVGAVPPVFLGVAVLAMPESPRWLVMRGRIDDARRVLQKTSDSPAEAEERLLDIKKVVGIPEGVSDADDVAAIVRANNKQGSRHDGVWKELLINPSRPVRRMLMAGLGLMFIQQATGVDCVVMYSPRVFERAGIKSKTNSLGASMAVGACKTFFIPISTLLLDRIGRRPLLLASGGGMAIFLFTLATSLHMMDRRPEGEAKALGAVSIAAMLSFVASFASGLGPVAWVYCSEIYPLRLRAQAAAIGTGLNRIMSGATTMSFLSLSNTITIAGSFYLYACIAAAGWVFMYFFLPETMGKSLEDTVKLFGKDADDEDVGDSRRHGPSQKPSTELSAQQ from the exons ATGAGCACGTCGGGCACGGACGCCGTCGCGGTCGCCGTGGCGCCGGCGAAGCGCCCGCCCATCAACAAGTACGCCTGCGCCTGCGCCCTGCTCGCCTCCATGAACTCCGTCCTCCTCGGCTATG ACATCTCGGTGATGAGCGGCGCGCAGCTGTTCATGAAGGAGGACCTCAAGATCACAGACACGCAGATCGAGATCCTCGCCGGCGTCATCAACATCTACTCGCTGTTCGGCTCCCTCGCCGCGGGCCTCACCTCCGACTGGCTCGGACGCCGCTACACCATGGTGCTGGCGGCCGCCATCTTCTTCACGGGCGCGCTCCTCATGGGCCTGGCCCCGGACTACGGGCTCCTCATGGTGGGCCGCTTCGTGGCCGGCATCGGCGTCGGCTTCGCGCTCATGATCGCCCCCGTGTACACCGCCGAGGTGGCGCCCACCTCGGCGCGCGGCTTCCTCACCTCCTTCCCGGAGGTGTTCAACAACTTCGGCATCCTCCTCGGGTACGTCTCCAACTTCGCCTTCGCGCGCCTGCCCGTGCACCTCAGCTGGCGCGCCATGTTCCTGGTCGGCGCCGTGCCGCCGGTCTTCCTCGGCGTCGCCGTACTCGCCATGCCGGAGTCGCCACGCTGGCTCGTCATGCGGGGCCGCATCGACGACGCGCGCCGTGTGCTGCAGAAGACCTCCGACTCCCCCGCCGAGGCCGAGGAGCGCCTGCTCGACATCAAGAAGGTGGTCGGCATCCCCGAGGGCGTGTCCGACGCCGACGACGTGGCCGCCATCGTCCGCGCCAACAACAAGCAGGGCTCGCGCCACGACGGGGTGTGGAAGGAGCTGCTCATCAACCCTTCCCGCCCCGTGCGCCGCATGCTCATGGCCGGGCTGGGCCTCATGTTCATCCAGCAGGCCACGGGCGTGGACTGCGTGGTCATGTACAGCCCGCGGGTGTTCGAGCGGGCGggcatcaagtccaagaccaactCGCTGGGAGCGTCCATGGCGGTGGGCGCGTGCAAGACCTTCTTCATACCCATCTCCACGCTGCTCCTGGACCGCATCGGCCGGCGGCCGCTGCTGCTGGCGAGCGGCGGCGGGATGGCCATCTTCCTCTTCACGCTGGCCACGTCCCTGCACATGATGGACCGGCGCCCCGAGGGGGAGGCCAAGGCGCTGGGCGCGGTCAGCATCGCCGCCATGCTGTCGTTCGTGGCGTCGTTCGCGTCCGGCCTGGGCCCCGTCGCCTGGGTCTACTGCTCCGAGATCTACCCGCTGCGGCTGCGCGCGCAGGCCGCCGCCATCGGCACGGGGCTCAACCGGATCATGAGCGGcgccaccaccatgtccttcctCTCGCTCTCCAACACCATCACCATCGCCGGAAGCTTCTACCTCTACGCCTGCATCGCCGCCGCAGGGTGGGTGTTCATGTACTTCTTCCTGCCAGAGACGATGGGCAAGAGCCTGGAGGACACCGTGAAGCTCTTCGGCAAGGACGCGGACGACGAGGACGTCGGCGACAGCCGTCGTCACGGGCCCAGTCAGAAGCCCTCCACTGAGCTGAGTGCTCAGCAGTGA